A region of Apilactobacillus apisilvae DNA encodes the following proteins:
- a CDS encoding DUF2577 domain-containing protein: MAGERLLELINARGGNNSEYADLVFGTVTSTSPLKIQYTEKIFLTDVFLILGKHVQDHEETMLINGTEKKVTIKQALKTDDKVAMFRLDGGQRFYVFEKM; this comes from the coding sequence ATGGCTGGAGAAAGATTATTAGAACTGATCAATGCTCGTGGAGGCAATAATTCTGAGTATGCTGATTTAGTATTTGGCACCGTTACCAGTACCAGTCCGCTCAAAATCCAATATACCGAAAAAATATTTTTGACTGATGTCTTTCTAATCTTAGGTAAGCATGTGCAAGATCATGAAGAAACTATGCTCATTAATGGAACTGAGAAAAAGGTAACTATTAAGCAAGCTCTCAAGACTGATGATAAGGTGGCCATGTTCCGCTTAGATGGCGGCCAAAGATTTTATGTATTTGAAAAAATGTAA
- a CDS encoding DUF2634 domain-containing protein, with amino-acid sequence MADEDLQDDADDEVLDNDMEEVTLPSKTFAVENGRVIRLIDGREAMQQAINKVLTTERFVFPIYDENYGSDAMDLIGKDADYIHTDIERVIEEALTADDRISSVTIDEVIDMTDSILVTGSAETIFGKIDIEGEVKSD; translated from the coding sequence ATGGCAGATGAAGATTTACAAGATGATGCAGATGATGAAGTCCTAGATAACGATATGGAAGAAGTCACTCTACCTAGTAAAACTTTTGCAGTCGAAAATGGACGAGTCATCAGATTGATTGATGGTCGTGAAGCTATGCAGCAAGCTATCAATAAAGTTCTTACTACTGAGAGATTCGTCTTTCCTATCTACGATGAAAATTATGGTAGTGATGCAATGGATTTAATTGGAAAAGATGCAGATTATATTCACACTGATATTGAGCGAGTAATTGAAGAGGCTTTAACTGCTGATGACCGCATTAGCTCCGTTACGATTGATGAAGTCATTGACATGACCGATAGTATTTTAGTCACGGGTAGTGCAGAAACTATCTTTGGAAAGATTGACATTGAAGGAGAGGTGAAATCAGATTAA
- a CDS encoding baseplate J/gp47 family protein, protein MYDALAPAAHKLAEQQVDMANLVKQSHIATANSEFLDWFAQDKGTERDVSTYAKVTAKVLDENNNAVTNIDIGDRFASIGDEPIFYTVIAINSDSSVLLQSESVGSTANSYIGQIQPATPNDSINWAEITEISVPAKDEESDESLRSRLLSPNQYINYGGNVNDYKAMLDNIKDVGAVQIYPAWQGGGTVKLVILDNNLNPATSTLLNEVKVTVDPVTDSGLGYGLAPIGHQVTVTTPELFDVNVNVKVTTDGKIGLDILNNEIKSAIQNYFNDLRKKWDKDNNFKYEMTIYRSQIMAIVLQLEHVVNAEMPKVNNADSDIDLVFNNETSQLPNLKDVMIDD, encoded by the coding sequence ATGTATGATGCATTAGCTCCTGCCGCTCACAAATTAGCCGAGCAACAAGTCGATATGGCCAATTTAGTTAAGCAGTCGCATATTGCTACTGCTAACAGTGAGTTTTTGGACTGGTTTGCTCAAGATAAAGGTACTGAGCGGGATGTATCCACTTATGCTAAAGTCACTGCCAAAGTCTTAGACGAAAACAATAACGCCGTAACCAACATAGATATTGGTGATAGGTTCGCCTCAATCGGGGATGAGCCTATTTTTTATACAGTTATTGCTATTAATTCTGATAGTAGTGTTCTTTTACAAAGTGAGTCTGTTGGTTCGACTGCTAACTCATATATTGGCCAAATTCAACCAGCTACACCCAATGACAGTATCAATTGGGCAGAAATTACTGAAATATCAGTTCCAGCCAAAGATGAAGAATCTGATGAGAGCCTTAGAAGTCGTTTGCTAAGCCCTAACCAGTACATTAACTATGGTGGTAATGTTAACGACTATAAAGCGATGTTAGATAACATTAAGGATGTTGGAGCAGTTCAGATTTATCCCGCATGGCAAGGGGGCGGGACTGTTAAGTTAGTTATCTTAGACAACAACCTAAATCCTGCTACTTCTACTCTTTTGAATGAAGTTAAAGTAACAGTCGACCCTGTAACCGATAGTGGTTTGGGCTATGGATTAGCTCCGATTGGCCATCAAGTAACTGTAACTACCCCAGAACTTTTTGATGTAAATGTAAATGTCAAAGTTACTACTGATGGCAAGATTGGTCTTGATATCTTAAATAATGAAATTAAAAGTGCAATCCAAAATTATTTTAATGATCTAAGAAAGAAATGGGATAAAGATAATAATTTTAAATATGAAATGACCATTTACAGATCACAAATAATGGCCATTGTCTTACAACTAGAACACGTTGTAAATGCTGAAATGCCTAAAGTAAATAATGCTGACTCAGATATTGATTTAGTTTTCAATAACGAAACTTCACAATTACCTAATTTAAAGGATGTGATGATTGATGATTAG
- a CDS encoding putative phage tail protein: MISNLQPDYYTGVYEFEELAKIEDREFNKFDDYLTRQLINLFVSKADEQGIEVFENEYNITTDTTKSLEDRRYQILTRLLPPQPITFPYFKNLLKIIGLKATMTVNAVKQSYKAVVDKANMNAEQINRLNQLIQTYLPADLAKEIYAYIYTKTTLNHYLGIANSTKIKAHADYKHEPFVVKSKFENYVGVANKLKLYAHTDSRKEISNGKTI; encoded by the coding sequence ATGATTAGCAATTTGCAACCAGATTATTATACTGGTGTTTATGAATTTGAAGAACTGGCAAAAATAGAAGATAGAGAATTTAATAAATTTGATGATTATTTAACCCGCCAGTTAATTAATTTATTTGTTAGCAAAGCTGATGAGCAAGGTATCGAAGTTTTTGAAAATGAATACAATATTACTACTGATACTACTAAGTCATTAGAAGATAGACGGTACCAAATTCTAACTAGATTATTGCCACCACAACCAATAACTTTTCCATATTTTAAAAATCTATTAAAGATTATAGGATTAAAAGCTACTATGACTGTAAATGCAGTTAAGCAAAGTTATAAAGCAGTTGTGGATAAGGCTAATATGAATGCAGAACAAATTAACCGTTTAAATCAACTCATTCAAACTTATCTCCCTGCTGACTTAGCTAAAGAAATTTATGCTTACATTTATACAAAAACTACTTTAAATCATTATTTAGGAATTGCTAATTCAACTAAAATAAAGGCTCATGCTGATTATAAGCACGAGCCTTTTGTAGTTAAAAGTAAATTTGAAAATTATGTAGGTGTAGCTAATAAATTGAAACTTTATGCTCACACCGATTCACGAAAGGAGATAAGCAATGGTAAAACTATTTAG
- a CDS encoding fibronectin type III domain-containing protein, translating into MVKLFRNTALTTAGFQVANKAAVGLLKYEITRAASTDMDLTQYTDDELKNLTSLPNEIDSGEIVDRDDSKDDNSLSTISTLFNNKNYEKGYTIKAVGIYGKTDEGKEFLHSVTVSETPVIVPEWTTNKFDGLGLDVVIVSGDNKHMDVDLSDAGTASIGYVQKALAKIDLSSATTKANEYTDSQLKNYTNTLNMNNLLNGKQDKGNYVTSEQLDAKDYATTKSVNGVSSKLDQLGFTKTDRLYVDGKPVLVATAPNAPKLSASINSDTGNLDYKITPPKIDGGASITKYQISYKKKKDNDWNIINVDAEQLNGTLSNLEKGSIYQLKAVAINYAGSGVGSDTVTVLTAVAPKDVTIQVNNEYPKVSYSINVGNNGGADVQYYQLFYKKDNDSYWQFIDHPNSSGLISNLENNCNYLFKAKAGNAGGLSVESDISILNFVDNNVYGVTWNRDRNNYNLDRIGSSNVNNAAIFQDLTTVRHFENDYVRIPKFYINKVLSTNSDIPYKWEISMMKHDESWYLPKCFWSFKNNKELPYVDICKSHGSIFSNEKDNGRLQLLDMPTIDVLTVLTLIFTGNLNVINPFGVDITSERLFIDGIVMKNDTFISYKDNPSINQYVEVNCSRVPVNGKPIAGIGYDANHPEINLDSSYFPSGNSSLGYLSTSHTSTLSWNAGIGKGYFAFDQYYMSVSDTIYVVKADM; encoded by the coding sequence ATGGTAAAACTATTTAGAAATACTGCTTTAACTACTGCTGGCTTTCAAGTAGCCAATAAAGCCGCTGTGGGACTTTTAAAGTATGAAATTACAAGAGCAGCATCTACTGATATGGATTTAACACAATATACTGATGATGAGTTAAAAAACTTAACTTCACTACCTAATGAAATCGATAGTGGAGAAATTGTGGATCGTGATGATTCTAAAGATGATAACTCATTGAGTACCATTTCAACGCTGTTTAATAACAAAAACTATGAAAAAGGCTACACAATTAAAGCTGTAGGTATCTATGGAAAAACTGATGAGGGTAAAGAATTTCTACATTCAGTTACTGTATCGGAGACGCCCGTAATTGTCCCAGAATGGACAACCAATAAATTTGATGGTTTAGGTTTAGATGTTGTGATTGTGTCCGGCGATAATAAGCATATGGACGTAGACTTATCAGATGCTGGGACTGCCAGTATTGGTTATGTGCAAAAAGCATTAGCTAAAATTGATTTATCCTCAGCAACCACTAAAGCTAATGAATATACAGATAGCCAATTAAAAAATTACACCAATACACTTAACATGAATAATTTACTGAATGGTAAACAAGATAAGGGTAATTATGTAACTAGTGAACAGTTAGATGCAAAAGATTACGCCACTACTAAATCAGTTAATGGTGTAAGTTCTAAATTAGACCAATTAGGATTTACAAAGACTGATAGACTTTATGTTGATGGTAAACCAGTTTTAGTCGCTACTGCTCCTAATGCTCCTAAATTATCAGCTTCAATTAATAGTGATACTGGCAACCTTGATTATAAAATTACGCCACCTAAGATTGATGGTGGAGCTTCAATTACTAAATACCAAATTAGTTATAAAAAGAAAAAAGACAATGACTGGAATATTATTAACGTTGATGCTGAACAATTAAATGGCACTTTAAGCAATCTTGAAAAGGGATCTATTTACCAACTCAAAGCAGTTGCTATCAACTACGCAGGTTCTGGTGTAGGGAGCGATACAGTAACAGTTTTAACAGCAGTTGCTCCTAAAGATGTAACTATACAGGTTAACAATGAATATCCAAAAGTAAGCTACTCCATCAATGTAGGCAACAATGGTGGTGCAGATGTACAGTATTATCAACTTTTTTATAAAAAAGATAACGATTCATATTGGCAATTTATTGACCATCCTAATTCAAGTGGCTTAATTAGTAATTTAGAAAATAATTGTAATTACTTATTTAAGGCTAAAGCAGGCAATGCTGGAGGATTAAGTGTGGAGAGCGATATTTCTATATTAAACTTTGTAGATAATAATGTTTATGGAGTTACATGGAATAGAGACCGCAATAACTATAACTTGGATAGAATTGGTAGTAGTAATGTGAATAATGCTGCTATTTTTCAAGATTTAACTACAGTAAGACATTTTGAAAATGATTATGTCAGAATTCCCAAATTCTATATAAATAAAGTCTTATCAACTAATTCTGATATTCCATATAAATGGGAGATAAGTATGATGAAACATGATGAAAGTTGGTATCTTCCAAAATGCTTTTGGAGCTTTAAAAATAATAAAGAATTGCCCTATGTCGATATATGTAAAAGTCATGGAAGTATTTTTAGTAATGAAAAAGATAACGGACGATTACAACTTTTAGATATGCCAACGATAGATGTATTAACTGTTTTAACACTAATATTTACTGGAAATCTGAATGTAATTAATCCTTTCGGTGTTGATATAACATCAGAAAGGCTCTTTATTGATGGAATAGTTATGAAAAACGATACCTTTATTTCATACAAAGATAATCCATCTATTAATCAATATGTAGAAGTTAACTGTAGTAGAGTCCCTGTTAATGGTAAGCCAATCGCTGGAATAGGATATGATGCAAATCATCCAGAAATCAATTTAGACTCATCTTATTTTCCTTCTGGTAATTCTAGTTTAGGATATTTGTCCACTAGTCATACTTCAACTTTATCTTGGAATGCTGGCATAGGCAAAGGATATTTTGCATTTGATCAATATTATATGAGTGTTTCTGACACAATATATGTAGTTAAAGCTGATATGTAA